A genomic segment from Gossypium hirsutum isolate 1008001.06 chromosome D04, Gossypium_hirsutum_v2.1, whole genome shotgun sequence encodes:
- the LOC107927598 gene encoding transcription factor GAMYB isoform X1 has translation MSHTKNEREDRMLSKNQKELPLIDDGNCGDADGGALLKKGPWTSAEDAILIDYVKKHGEGNWNAVQKHSGLFRCGKSCRLRWANHLRPNLKKGAFTREEEHLIIELHSKMGNKWARMAANLPGRTDNEIKNYWNTRIKRRQRAGLPLYPPEVCLQALKESHRTSAVSGGDKGTHDILQNNTYEIPDVIFDSLKANQNVLPYVPELPDISASSMMMKVLGSSQYSSFMPPAIHRQKRLRESAAFSPGYTAAVKNDCPLFEQFEDNMFNKAAQPFGQSFPFEPDPLTKKSKSFSAFQGSHALSHGNFSASEPTLEAVKLELPSLQYPETELENWGTFSCSSSLLESVDAFIQSPQTTSAVVLDSLSPRNSGLLDALLHEAKTLSSAKNHASDKTSNSSTPCDIAERSNFNICETEWENCGETLSPMCHSATSFFSESISASGSGSSLDEQPPAETFTEPHTKSESSDHVLTPEVEKEAPIWSDGRCPDILLASNWLEQGSGYDKDETIMIDAIATLLSDDLSSEYTSMLAGTSVSSQVWEPSCCAWNNMPAVCQMSELP, from the exons ATGAGTCACACAAAAAATGAGAGGGAAGATAGAATGCTCTCAAAGAATCAGAAAGAATTGCCGTTGATTGATGATGGAAACTGTGGAGATGCAGATGGGGGAGCTCTTCTGAAGAAAGGACCATGGACGTCTGCTGAAGATGCAATTTTGATTGACTATGTGAAGAAGCATGGAGAAGGCAACTGGAATGCCGTTCAGAAGCACTCTGGATTGTTTCGTTGTGGAAAAAGTTGCCGCTTACGTTGGGCAAATCACTTGAGGCCAAACTTGAAGAAAGGAGCATTTACACGAGAAGAAGAGCATCTGATCATTGAACTCCATTCAAAGATGGGAAATAAATGGGCTCGGATGGCTGCAAAT TTGCCTGGTCGCACAGATAATGAGATAAAGAATTATTGGAATACCCGGATTAAGAGACGTCAACGTGCTGGATTACCTCTGTATCCTCCTGAAGTGTGCTTGCAAGCACTGAAGGAGAGCCATCGTACCAGTGCAGTTAGTGGAGGGGATAAAGGAACTCATGATATCTTGCAGAACAACACCTATGAGATACCTGATGTCATATTTGACAGTTTAAAGGCCAATCAGAATGTCCTGCCTTATGTCCCTGAACTTCCTGATATATCTGCTAGCAGCATGATGATGAAAGTTCTAGGTTCTTCTCAGTATAGTAGTTTCATGCCACCAGCAATTCATCGCCAGAAGCGTCTTCGAGAATCTGCTGCCTTTTCCCCTGGTTACACTGCTGCTGTTAAAAATGACTGCCCCTTGTTTGAGCAGTTTGAAGATAATATGTTCAACAAGGCTGCTCAACCCTTTGGGCAGTCTTTTCCATTTGAACCAGATCCTTTAACTAAAAAATCCAAGTCATTTAGTGCATTCCAAGGTAGCCATGCCCTTTCCCATGGCAATTTCTCTGCTTCAGAGCCCACTTTGGAGGCTGTGAAGTTGGAGCTCCCTTCACTCCAATATCCTGAAACTGAATTAGAAAACTGGGGCACGTTTTCTTGCTCCTCATCTTTACTTGAGTCTGTTGATGCTTTTATCCAGTCACCACAAACAACCAGCGCAGTGGTCTTGGATAGTCTTTCACCCCGTAATAGTGGCCTGCTGGACGCTTTACTCCATGAGGCAAAAACTCTAAGCTCTGCAAAGAACCATGCATCGGACaagacatcaaattcatcaactCCCTGTGATATAGCTGAAAGGTCCAATTTCAACATTTGCGAGACAGAATGGGAAAATTGTGGTGAGACTCTTTCTCCTATGTGTCATTCGGCAACTTCTTTCTTCAGTGAAAGTATCAGTGCAAGTGGCAGTGGCAGTTCATTGGATGAACAACCACCTGCTGAAACCTTTACTG AGCCTCATACAAAATCAGAATCATCGGATCATGTTTTGACCCCCGAGGTGGAAAAAGAGGCTCCCATTTGGTCAGACGGTAGATGCCCTGATATTTTGCTTGCTTCAAATTGGCTCGAGCAGGGTTCTGGTTATGATAAGGACGAGACAATCATGATTGATGCCATAGCAACCCTTCTCAGTGATGATCTGAGTAGTGAGTACACGAGCATGTTAGCCGGAACATCAGTTTCAAGTCAAGTGTGGGAACCCAGCTGTTGTGCATGGAATAACATGCCTGCTGTGTGTCAGATGTCTGAACTTCCTTGA
- the LOC107927598 gene encoding transcription factor MYB33 isoform X2, with the protein MIIHSGTVICILEISFSMFCYSLQLPGRTDNEIKNYWNTRIKRRQRAGLPLYPPEVCLQALKESHRTSAVSGGDKGTHDILQNNTYEIPDVIFDSLKANQNVLPYVPELPDISASSMMMKVLGSSQYSSFMPPAIHRQKRLRESAAFSPGYTAAVKNDCPLFEQFEDNMFNKAAQPFGQSFPFEPDPLTKKSKSFSAFQGSHALSHGNFSASEPTLEAVKLELPSLQYPETELENWGTFSCSSSLLESVDAFIQSPQTTSAVVLDSLSPRNSGLLDALLHEAKTLSSAKNHASDKTSNSSTPCDIAERSNFNICETEWENCGETLSPMCHSATSFFSESISASGSGSSLDEQPPAETFTEPHTKSESSDHVLTPEVEKEAPIWSDGRCPDILLASNWLEQGSGYDKDETIMIDAIATLLSDDLSSEYTSMLAGTSVSSQVWEPSCCAWNNMPAVCQMSELP; encoded by the exons ATGATAATACATTCAGGTACAGTAATTTGTATCTTGGAGATAAGCTTCTCTATGTTCTGTTATTCTTTGCAGTTGCCTGGTCGCACAGATAATGAGATAAAGAATTATTGGAATACCCGGATTAAGAGACGTCAACGTGCTGGATTACCTCTGTATCCTCCTGAAGTGTGCTTGCAAGCACTGAAGGAGAGCCATCGTACCAGTGCAGTTAGTGGAGGGGATAAAGGAACTCATGATATCTTGCAGAACAACACCTATGAGATACCTGATGTCATATTTGACAGTTTAAAGGCCAATCAGAATGTCCTGCCTTATGTCCCTGAACTTCCTGATATATCTGCTAGCAGCATGATGATGAAAGTTCTAGGTTCTTCTCAGTATAGTAGTTTCATGCCACCAGCAATTCATCGCCAGAAGCGTCTTCGAGAATCTGCTGCCTTTTCCCCTGGTTACACTGCTGCTGTTAAAAATGACTGCCCCTTGTTTGAGCAGTTTGAAGATAATATGTTCAACAAGGCTGCTCAACCCTTTGGGCAGTCTTTTCCATTTGAACCAGATCCTTTAACTAAAAAATCCAAGTCATTTAGTGCATTCCAAGGTAGCCATGCCCTTTCCCATGGCAATTTCTCTGCTTCAGAGCCCACTTTGGAGGCTGTGAAGTTGGAGCTCCCTTCACTCCAATATCCTGAAACTGAATTAGAAAACTGGGGCACGTTTTCTTGCTCCTCATCTTTACTTGAGTCTGTTGATGCTTTTATCCAGTCACCACAAACAACCAGCGCAGTGGTCTTGGATAGTCTTTCACCCCGTAATAGTGGCCTGCTGGACGCTTTACTCCATGAGGCAAAAACTCTAAGCTCTGCAAAGAACCATGCATCGGACaagacatcaaattcatcaactCCCTGTGATATAGCTGAAAGGTCCAATTTCAACATTTGCGAGACAGAATGGGAAAATTGTGGTGAGACTCTTTCTCCTATGTGTCATTCGGCAACTTCTTTCTTCAGTGAAAGTATCAGTGCAAGTGGCAGTGGCAGTTCATTGGATGAACAACCACCTGCTGAAACCTTTACTG AGCCTCATACAAAATCAGAATCATCGGATCATGTTTTGACCCCCGAGGTGGAAAAAGAGGCTCCCATTTGGTCAGACGGTAGATGCCCTGATATTTTGCTTGCTTCAAATTGGCTCGAGCAGGGTTCTGGTTATGATAAGGACGAGACAATCATGATTGATGCCATAGCAACCCTTCTCAGTGATGATCTGAGTAGTGAGTACACGAGCATGTTAGCCGGAACATCAGTTTCAAGTCAAGTGTGGGAACCCAGCTGTTGTGCATGGAATAACATGCCTGCTGTGTGTCAGATGTCTGAACTTCCTTGA